AAATCAAAGCGCCGGATCTGTGATGGGGAGACGTAGATATCATCAGGCCCCGGGAGATAATTGTAATGGGGGGCTCGGAGAAAGCCGAAGCCATCCGGGAGGACTTCGAGAACCCCTTCGGCGAAGATGAGACCGTTCTTCTCCGCCTGGGCTTCCAAAATCTTAAAGATAAGCTCTTGCTTCCGAAGGGCGCTTGCACCCACCATGCCGAGGGAGCGCGCAATGGTATTCAGTTCGGGGATGGTCTTTTCTGTCAACTCCGCCAAGTTCATCAGGCCTTCGCGGGGAGCGTCAACGACCGCGTCACGGGTCATCGCCTTTGTCTCCCTCGTCTCCTTCCCCTCTTTGCTCGCCTCCTTGGCGACATCGGTGGCATGGCGTTGGGACGGCATAGCGTTTCTTCTCCCCTCCTTATCGCGCACGTTGCGGGACCCCACTCCCTCCGGTTCTCTTATCCTCTCAACCTGCTTCTCGTTGGATCTATCATCAGTGCATCAATGCCGGGCAGGGCATCATCGCCCGACATAGAGTGCGGGATAGCTGTCTCTGTTTGCGTATACTACACGATACAGGGGATCTCCCGGGACTGATCAGAACAGCTGGATTGCAGCGGTGGAATAATTCTGAGAGTCTTGAGGAGGTGTCTACATACTGTCTAGAGTGCATGGTAAGAACACCTTCCATCCTTGTCAAGGTTTTTTTGGCCCCACTCGGAGCAGCACCTGGAATATTTCCTGGACTCTCCGTTCCGTCTCCTGAAGATCCCCTCCATTCTCGATCACGAAATCGGCCCGCTTGACCTTCTCCGAAAGAGGCATCTGAGTATGGATTCGGGCCAAGGCTTCTTCTCGGCTCAGCCCCCGATCTGTCATGAGGCGAGTCACCTGCACCTCTTCGGGGGCGGTGACGACCACCACCCAGTCAAACCGACCTTCAGACCCAGACTCGATGAGGAGGGGGAGTTCCACTACGCATACGGGGATTCCTTGTATCCGGAGTTCAGCCAGCCGTTCCTCGACCGCGACGACCAGCGCAGGATGAACGATGGTCTCGAGTCGCCTGCGCAATCGTTCATCACGAAAGACTATCTCTCCCAATAATTTCCGATTGATGGTCCCGTCGCGTTGCAGGATGTCCGGCCCAAAGGCCTCGACGGTGGCTTCAAAGACTTTCGTCCCTGGTACCTGCAATTCTCGAACCACTTCATCCCCGTCAAGGACCGTAGCCCCCCCCTTCGCGAAGATCCCCGCGACCGTGCTCTTGCCGGTCGCAATGCCCCCTGTCAGCCCCACAATGATCACGGGATCCCTCGCCCGCCCTCTGCCAGGGCGCTGAGCAAGCGCGTAAACCCCAACTCCTCGAACAGGGTCCGAAGCCGCTCCGCATCGGGAACCTGCCGTCGGAGGTCCTGCGGGGAGACACACAGGGGGAGGTCGGTACGAAGGGTGACGAGTGAACGGTTCTTCCGGATCCGTGCCGCATGGGCACTCAAGGCCTCCCGAAGCTTTGGTCGCTTGACCTGATCGAGGGAGTCGATCAGATTCTCGACGGTGCCAAATTCCTGAATCAGCGTGCTGGCCGTTTTCTCCCCCACCCCGGGCACTCCCGGGATATTATCAACGGCATCCCCAACGAGACTCATGAGGTCCGTCATCGCCTGTGGTGGGACCCCGTACCGCTCCTGGACATCCTGAACCCTATAGGTCTTGTCCCGCATCGGATCGTAGACCTCGATGGCAGGATTGACCAGCTGGAAAAGATCCTTGTCGCCGGAGACAATGGTCACCTGAAATCCATCCGCAACGGCTCGCGTCGCGAGCGTCCCTATGATGTCATCCGCTTCATACCCTTCCTCCATCAGCGTGGGAACCTGCAATGCTTCCACGACACGATAGACATAGGGAATCTGAGGCGCCAGGGTATCAGGCATGGGCGGGCGCTGCGCCTTGTAGGCCTCAAATTCCCGGTGGCGTTCCGTCTCGCCTCCAGCATCAAACACCATGGCGATATGCTCGGGGGATTGCTCCCGCAATACCTTGAGGAGCATATTGGTAAAGCCGTAGATGGCATTGGTGGGGAGCCCCCTGGAGTCGCTCATGGGGGGCAGGGCAAAAAAAGCGCGATAGATGTACGACGTTCCATCAATGAGGTGCACCCGCATGGTCCGAAAGGCTCTCCCCAAAATGAACGAGTTCGGCGGCCAGCCGACCGCTGGCTGCCCAGCGCTGTTTAGCGAAGGTCACCCCACCGGTGCTGGAGAACAGCCAGCGCGGCCACGGCGGCAGTCTCCGCGCGCAACGTCCTGGGTCCCAGGGAGACGGGAACGAAACCCTTTTCTCTCAGCAGAGCCACCTCGTCCGTCTCCAGCCCCCCCTCCGGACCCACCAGGATCCGTATCTCATTCGGGGGGGACGCCCGATCTAACACCTCGGCAAACGTCCCAACCCGCTCTCCCTCCCAGAGGACAATCGCAGCACCGGCGGCCGGTCCGGCAATATATTCTGCTTCAAGGCGGTAGGGTCCGGTGAGCCCCGGGACGGTCAAGCGACCCGACTGCTCTGCCGCCTCGAGGGCGATCCGGCTCCACCGGGCCACTCTGCCCGATCCCTGAGCGACCGTCCGTCGGGTGGAAAGGAGGACGACTTCGGCCACCCCCATCTCCGTCACCTTCTGGATCAGATAGTCCATCTTGTCTCCTTTGAGAAGCCCCTGGAGCAGTACAATTCGAAGAGGAGATTCTCTCACCATCGAGACCTCCGCCACAATCCGACCAACGACCTCACGGGGAGAGGATGTTGCAATCTCCACCTCCCATTCCTGGCCGCTGCCGTTGAACGCCAGCACGCGACTGCCCACCCCCATCCGGAGGACGCGGATGATCTGGCGAACCTGGGCCGGATTGAACCGAACGCAGCCGCCCACGAGTTGTTCTTCGGTCACGTAGAAACGATGCATCCTTTAGGTCCGATGTCCGAAGTCAACCAAGGATTTCACTGTCCCCTACGATCTCACCTCGGATCTGACAGGTCACCGGAAATATACGAGAGATGCTTGGCAGCGGTGTTGGATGGAGGAGGAATCCGAGAGGCTAGTACCCGGTGTCAGACATTGCCATCTGTGACCCGCGAACCACATTCATCCGCCGAAGAGCTCCCGGACCTTCTCAAAGAAGCCTTTGCTCAGGGGAGTTCCCTCCCCATTCTCCAGTCGGTGGAGCTCCTCTAAGAGCTCCTGCTGCTTGGCGGTGAGGCGGGTGGGAATCTCTACGAGGACCTTGACCTTGAGGTCGCCTCGCCCGTACCCCCGGAGGTTCGGAAGACCGTATCCCTCCAGGCGAAACTCCGTGCCGGGTTGCGTTCCAGGCGGGATGTGAATGGGGATCATCTCGGTGAGGGTCGGAACCATGGCCTCGCCCCCCAAGGCGGCCTGCGTGAAGTTGATTGGGACTTCACAGGTCAAATCATCACCCTCCCGGTGAAACATCGGGTGCGCCGCGATTTGGACCACCACGTAGAGGTCACCGGGGGGGCCTCCCTTCGTTCCAGCTTCCCCTTCGCCACTGATCCGAAGCCGTGTCCCGGTTTCCACCCCTTTGGGGACCTTCACCGCTACGGTCCGTTCCGTTCTGACTCGCCCCTCCCCCCGACACGTCCGGCAAGGGGAATCGATGACGTGCCCCTCGCCTCCACACTGATGACATGCCTGGCTGACCGTGAGAAAGCCTCGCGAGAACCGAACCTGGCCGCTCCCGCGACAGACCGGACAGGCCTTCGGGCGCGTCCCCGGCCGCGCCCCGGTGCCGCGACACCCCTCACACACCTCCAATCGAGAAAGGATGATCTCCTTCTCGGATCCCTTGGCAGCTTCCTCTAACGTGATAGTCAGCGCATAGCGGAAGTCAGCCCCTCGCTGGGCCGCACTCCGCCTGCCCGCTCCTCCAAAGAACCCTTCCAGGATATCTTCAAAAAGCCCCCCGAAGCCCGTCCCGAACCCCACATCGAAGTCGGGATACGCTTCGGCCATCCGGCCCCCCACCGTTCCATATCTGTCATACTCCTGCCGCTTTTCAGGATTCGACAGGACCTCGTAGGCCTCGTTGATTTCCTTGAACTGTTCCACCGCCGCAGTGTCGTCGGGATTCTTATCGGGATGCAACTTCATGGCGAGGCGCCGATACACCTTTTTGATCTCGTCGGGCGAGGCTCCCCGCGACACCCCCAGAATTTGGTAGTAGTCCTTACTCACTGCCTTTTCCCTCGGAGGGGGTCTCGGCCTGGGGGGAAGGTGCGGGAACGGAGGAAA
This Candidatus Methylomirabilota bacterium DNA region includes the following protein-coding sequences:
- the coaE gene encoding dephospho-CoA kinase (Dephospho-CoA kinase (CoaE) performs the final step in coenzyme A biosynthesis.), with amino-acid sequence MIIVGLTGGIATGKSTVAGIFAKGGATVLDGDEVVRELQVPGTKVFEATVEAFGPDILQRDGTINRKLLGEIVFRDERLRRRLETIVHPALVVAVEERLAELRIQGIPVCVVELPLLIESGSEGRFDWVVVVTAPEEVQVTRLMTDRGLSREEALARIHTQMPLSEKVKRADFVIENGGDLQETERRVQEIFQVLLRVGPKKP
- a CDS encoding 16S rRNA (uracil(1498)-N(3))-methyltransferase; its protein translation is MHRFYVTEEQLVGGCVRFNPAQVRQIIRVLRMGVGSRVLAFNGSGQEWEVEIATSSPREVVGRIVAEVSMVRESPLRIVLLQGLLKGDKMDYLIQKVTEMGVAEVVLLSTRRTVAQGSGRVARWSRIALEAAEQSGRLTVPGLTGPYRLEAEYIAGPAAGAAIVLWEGERVGTFAEVLDRASPPNEIRILVGPEGGLETDEVALLREKGFVPVSLGPRTLRAETAAVAALAVLQHRWGDLR
- the dnaJ gene encoding molecular chaperone DnaJ, translating into MSKDYYQILGVSRGASPDEIKKVYRRLAMKLHPDKNPDDTAAVEQFKEINEAYEVLSNPEKRQEYDRYGTVGGRMAEAYPDFDVGFGTGFGGLFEDILEGFFGGAGRRSAAQRGADFRYALTITLEEAAKGSEKEIILSRLEVCEGCRGTGARPGTRPKACPVCRGSGQVRFSRGFLTVSQACHQCGGEGHVIDSPCRTCRGEGRVRTERTVAVKVPKGVETGTRLRISGEGEAGTKGGPPGDLYVVVQIAAHPMFHREGDDLTCEVPINFTQAALGGEAMVPTLTEMIPIHIPPGTQPGTEFRLEGYGLPNLRGYGRGDLKVKVLVEIPTRLTAKQQELLEELHRLENGEGTPLSKGFFEKVRELFGG